A DNA window from Pyrus communis chromosome 3, drPyrComm1.1, whole genome shotgun sequence contains the following coding sequences:
- the LOC137730129 gene encoding tryptophan synthase alpha chain-like: MAAASSLKSAAGFLQLKKPQNPLLFSSPNQVSTISTKKFAPMASLIATPVVSLSQTFINLKDQGKVSFEGCIYPGDPDLSITAEALKVLDSCGSDIIELGVPYSDPLADGPVIQAAATSSLARGTNLNAIISMLKEVIPQLSCPIALFTYYNPILKRGIPEFMSTIKDVGVHGLVVPDVPLEETEILRKEAAKNNIELVLLTTPTTPIDRMKAIAEASEGFLYLVSSIGVTGARASVNERVPALLKEIKETTKKPVAVGFGISKPEHAKQVAGWGADGVIVGSAMVKLLGEAKTPEEGLKELATFTKSLKSALL; encoded by the exons ATGGCGGCTGCTTCTTCTCTGAAATCTGCGGCTGGGTTTCTCCAACTGAAGAAACCACAAAATCCTTTGCTTTTTAGCTCTCCCAATCAAGTATCCACCATTTCGACCAAGAAGTTTGCTCCAATGGCTTCTCTTATTGCCACCCCAGTCGTCAGCCTCTCCCAGACTTTCATAAATTTGAAGGATCAGGGAAAGGT TTCCTTTGAAGGTTGCATTTATCCTGGTGATCCTGACCTTTCAATCACGGCAGAAGCATTGAAGGTGCTTGATTCTTGTGGATCGGACATAATCGAATTAGGCGTGCCATATTCTGATCCATTAGCAGATGGTCCAGTTATACAG GCTGCAGCCACCAGTTCCTTGGCAAGAGGGACCAATCTCAATGCAATTATTTCAATGTTGAAGGAG GTGATTCCCCAATTGTCTTGCCCAATTGCTCTGTTTACATACTATAACCCAATTTTGAAGCGTGGGATTCCTGAGTTCATGTCCACCATCAAAGACGTTGGTGTACATG GGCTTGTGGTTCCGGATGTTCCATTGGAGGAAACAGAAATTTTAAGAAAGGAAGCTGCgaaaaataatattgaattG GTATTACTAACAACACCCACTACTCCAATTGATCGAATGAAGGCCATTGCCGAAGCTTCAGAAGGATTTCTGTACCTG GTGAGCTCGATCGGAGTTACTGGTGCCCGAGCATCTGTGAATGAACGAGTTCCTGCTCTTTTAAAGGAAATTAAAGAG ACAACAAAAAAGCCTGTTGCAGTTGGTTTCGGCATCTCAAAGCCCGAACACGCGAAACAG GTAGCAGGGTGGGGAGCCGACGGCGTCATCGTTGGTAGTGCGATGGTGAAGCTGTTGGGCGAAGCGAAAACTCCCGAGGAAGGGTTGAAGGAACTAGCAACCTTCACCAAGTCTTTGAAATCTGCACTCCTCTGA
- the LOC137730130 gene encoding light-inducible protein CPRF2-like isoform X1, translated as MHSVFTADDSSDPFWALSSPAADMNRSASEWAFEQFLDEFSTPAATPRQSVAEQFPVSSAASCSVASQSSTSKRDDVDEEVVEIKKPDRHRQQPPPQQLNHPPPPTVLDPAPKAPVNSDQYREFLKNRLDLACAAVALSRASSLTPVDLGNLAENQSPVSKPSQLAPTRSLDKDSGNGLPVTQNEADASPLGVSALPAAQRRTPVLSKQTTSGSSKEDSDDDDLEGDIEINENMDPSDVKRARRMLSNRESARRSRRRKQAQMSELETQVGQLRVEHSGLLKRLTDVNQKYDNAAVDNRILRADIETLRAKVKMAEESVKRVTGINPLLLAMSNVANAGMPSVNNPMNASTNAAVPMQPNSNHLFHPGVPSMTTTPLHHQRLDTGFHANPPISLVRNRQSNVGQPVVAGSNMTQNSSIPHTGNIDHMPQQQPQPQQPRPQQQQQQPRPQQQQQQPQPGVGEALPGWDPQLPHAVPKNK; from the exons ATGCATTCTGTATTCACCGCGGACGACTCCTCCGATCCGTTTTGGGCGCTGTCGTCGCCGGCGGCGGACATGAATCGGAGCGCGTCGGAGTGGGCCTTCGAGCAGTTCCTCGACGAGTTCTCCACGCCGGCCGCCACTCCTCGGCAATCGGTCGCCGAGCAATTTCCCGTCTCTTCCGCCGCTTCCTGTTCCGTCGCGTCTCAGTCGTCGACGTCGAAGCGCGACGATGTGGACGAAGAGGTAGTTGAGATCAAGAAGCCCGATCGTCATCGTCAACAGCCACCACCTCAGCAGCTCAATCATCCTCCGCCGCCGACGGTGTTGGATCCAGCTCCGAAGGCTCCGGTTAACTCGGACCAGTACCGCGAATTTCTTAAGAACCGGCTCGATCTGGCTTGCGCAGCAGTAGCTCTCTCTCGC GCATCGTCTTTGACGCCTGTGGATTTGGGTAATCTAGCCGAGAATCAATCGCCCGTGTCGAAGCCTTCACAATTAGCCCCTACTCGATCGCTTGATAAAG ATTCTGGTAATGGTTTGCCAGTGACACAAAATGAAGCTGACGCTAGCCCGCTTGGCGTTTCGGCTTTACCTGCTGCTCAGAGGAGAACTCCGGTGCTGAGTAAGCAAACAACAAGTGGATCATCGAAAGAGGACTCGGATGATGATGATCTCGAAGGAGACATTGAGATTAATGAGAACATGGATCCTTCTGATGTGAAACGTGCTAGGAG GATGCTGTCCAATCGAGAGTCAGCTAGACGCTCAAGGAGGAGAAAACAAGCCCAAATGAGTGAACTTGAGACACAG GTTGGTCAGCTAAGAGTTGAACACTCTGGGCTGTTAAAACGTCTCACTGATGTGAACCAAAAATATGATAATGCCGCTGTTGACAACAGAATATTAAGGGCTGATATTGAGACGTTAAGAGCAAAG gTGAAAATGGCAGAAGAATCTGTGAAGAGAGTGACGGGGATCAACCCGCTACTTCTAGCCATGTCAAATGTAGCTAACGCAGGCATGCCATCAGTGAACAACCCAATGAATGCATCTACAAATGCTGCTGTGCCAATGCAACCGAACTCCAACCACCTCTTTCACCCGGGAGTTCCTAGTATGACCACAACTCCTCTGCATCACCAGAGATTGGACACTGGCTTTCACGCGAACCCCCCAATCTCTCTGGTTAGGAACCGACAGAGTAATGTTGGCCAACCAGTTGTCGCTGGAAGCaacatgactcaaaactcttcaaTTCCGCACACAGGCAACATAGATCACATGCCGCAGCAGCAGCCGCAGCCGCAGCAGCCACGGCCacagcagcaacagcagcagccacggccgcagcagcagcagcagcagccacAGCCAGGAGTGGGTGAAGCATTGCCGGGATGGGACCCTCAGCTCCCTCACGCCGTCCCAAAGAATAAGTAG
- the LOC137730130 gene encoding light-inducible protein CPRF2-like isoform X2 codes for MHSVFTADDSSDPFWALSSPAADMNRSASEWAFEQFLDEFSTPAATPRQSVAEQFPVSSAASCSVASQSSTSKRDDVDEEVVEIKKPDRHRQQPPPQQLNHPPPPTVLDPAPKAPVNSDQYREFLKNRLDLACAAASSLTPVDLGNLAENQSPVSKPSQLAPTRSLDKDSGNGLPVTQNEADASPLGVSALPAAQRRTPVLSKQTTSGSSKEDSDDDDLEGDIEINENMDPSDVKRARRMLSNRESARRSRRRKQAQMSELETQVGQLRVEHSGLLKRLTDVNQKYDNAAVDNRILRADIETLRAKVKMAEESVKRVTGINPLLLAMSNVANAGMPSVNNPMNASTNAAVPMQPNSNHLFHPGVPSMTTTPLHHQRLDTGFHANPPISLVRNRQSNVGQPVVAGSNMTQNSSIPHTGNIDHMPQQQPQPQQPRPQQQQQQPRPQQQQQQPQPGVGEALPGWDPQLPHAVPKNK; via the exons ATGCATTCTGTATTCACCGCGGACGACTCCTCCGATCCGTTTTGGGCGCTGTCGTCGCCGGCGGCGGACATGAATCGGAGCGCGTCGGAGTGGGCCTTCGAGCAGTTCCTCGACGAGTTCTCCACGCCGGCCGCCACTCCTCGGCAATCGGTCGCCGAGCAATTTCCCGTCTCTTCCGCCGCTTCCTGTTCCGTCGCGTCTCAGTCGTCGACGTCGAAGCGCGACGATGTGGACGAAGAGGTAGTTGAGATCAAGAAGCCCGATCGTCATCGTCAACAGCCACCACCTCAGCAGCTCAATCATCCTCCGCCGCCGACGGTGTTGGATCCAGCTCCGAAGGCTCCGGTTAACTCGGACCAGTACCGCGAATTTCTTAAGAACCGGCTCGATCTGGCTTGCGCAGCA GCATCGTCTTTGACGCCTGTGGATTTGGGTAATCTAGCCGAGAATCAATCGCCCGTGTCGAAGCCTTCACAATTAGCCCCTACTCGATCGCTTGATAAAG ATTCTGGTAATGGTTTGCCAGTGACACAAAATGAAGCTGACGCTAGCCCGCTTGGCGTTTCGGCTTTACCTGCTGCTCAGAGGAGAACTCCGGTGCTGAGTAAGCAAACAACAAGTGGATCATCGAAAGAGGACTCGGATGATGATGATCTCGAAGGAGACATTGAGATTAATGAGAACATGGATCCTTCTGATGTGAAACGTGCTAGGAG GATGCTGTCCAATCGAGAGTCAGCTAGACGCTCAAGGAGGAGAAAACAAGCCCAAATGAGTGAACTTGAGACACAG GTTGGTCAGCTAAGAGTTGAACACTCTGGGCTGTTAAAACGTCTCACTGATGTGAACCAAAAATATGATAATGCCGCTGTTGACAACAGAATATTAAGGGCTGATATTGAGACGTTAAGAGCAAAG gTGAAAATGGCAGAAGAATCTGTGAAGAGAGTGACGGGGATCAACCCGCTACTTCTAGCCATGTCAAATGTAGCTAACGCAGGCATGCCATCAGTGAACAACCCAATGAATGCATCTACAAATGCTGCTGTGCCAATGCAACCGAACTCCAACCACCTCTTTCACCCGGGAGTTCCTAGTATGACCACAACTCCTCTGCATCACCAGAGATTGGACACTGGCTTTCACGCGAACCCCCCAATCTCTCTGGTTAGGAACCGACAGAGTAATGTTGGCCAACCAGTTGTCGCTGGAAGCaacatgactcaaaactcttcaaTTCCGCACACAGGCAACATAGATCACATGCCGCAGCAGCAGCCGCAGCCGCAGCAGCCACGGCCacagcagcaacagcagcagccacggccgcagcagcagcagcagcagccacAGCCAGGAGTGGGTGAAGCATTGCCGGGATGGGACCCTCAGCTCCCTCACGCCGTCCCAAAGAATAAGTAG
- the LOC137730131 gene encoding histone acetyltransferase GCN5, whose translation MDTHSSHLAASNRSRSSQTPSPSHSASASATSSIHKRKLASEDHAPPFPPSSFSADTRDGALTSNDDLESISARGGGADSDSDDESDALVDDDEEDFDNDSSMRNFTAARLDNSGGSAVARNSKLKIENATVKNEPSDGAKEGGAPAGAGASGTTAAAGPVPGIVVKEDASKIFTENIQTSGAYSAREESLKREEEAGRLKFVCLSNDGIDQHMIWLVGLKNIFARQLPNMPKEYIVRLVMDRSHKSVMVIRRNHVVGGITYRPYISQRFGEIAFCAITADEQVKGYGTRLMNHLKQHARDEDGLTHFLTYADNNAVGYFIKQGFTKEIHLEKDRWHGYIKDYDGGILMECRIDPKLPYTDLSTMIRRQRQAIDEKIKELSNCHIVYPGMEFQKKEAGIPKKIIKAEEIPGLREAGWTPDQWGHSRFVTLSSSTDSARKNLTAFMRSLLKSMHEHADAWPFKEPVDARDVPDYYDIIKDPMDLRTMSKRVESEQYYVTFEMFVADAKRMFANARTYNSPDTIYYKCATRLEAHFQSKVQVGLQGGGAKIQ comes from the exons ATGGACACGCACTCCTCGCACCTCGCCGCGTCGAACCGTTCGCGGAGCTCGCAGACCCCGTCCCCGTCGCACTCGGCCTCGGCCTCGGCCACCTCATCGATCCACAAGCGCAAGCTCGCGTCCGAGGATCACGCGCCGCCGTTCCCTCCCTCTTCCTTCTCGGCCGACACTCGCGACGGCGCGTTGACGTCCAACGACGACCTCGAGAGCATTTCTGCTCGCGGCGGCGGCGCCGATTCCGACTCGGACGATGAGTCCGACGCTCTGGTCGACGACGATGAGGAGGACTTCGACAACGACTCCTCCATGCGAAACTTCACGGCTGCGCGCCTCGATAACAGCGGGGGTTCTGCTGTGGCGCGCAACTCTAAACTCAAAATTGAGAACGCGACGGTCAAGAATGAGCCTTCGGATGGCGCGAAAGAAGGCGGCGCCCCCGCCGGAGCCGGTGCCTCGGGGACCACCGCGGCCGCAGGGCCGGTTCCGGGGATCGTGGTGAAGGAGGACGCCTCTAAGATCTTCACTGAGAATATACAGACCAGTGGAGCTTACAGTGCTAGAGAAGAGAGTTTGAAGAGAGAG GAGGAAGCAGGGAGGCTCAAGTTTGTGTGCCTTTCGAATGATGGTATTGATCAGCATATGATTTG GTTGGTAGGATTGAAGAACATATTTGCCAGGCAACTACCAAACATGCCAAAGGAGTACATTGTCCGACTTGTTATGGATAG AAGTCATAAATCAGTTATGGTTATCAGGCGTAATCATGTTGTCGGTGGCATAACATATCGACCATATATCAG TCAAAGGTTTGGAGAGATAGCCTTTTGTGCAATCACAGCTGATGAACAAGTTAAAGGTTATGGTACTAGACTGATGAATCACTTAAAACAGCATGCACGGGACGAGGACGGCCTAACCCATTTCCTGACTTATGCTGACAATAATGCTGTTGGCTACTTTATTAAACAG GGCTTCACAAAAGAGATTCACTTGGAGAAAGACCGATGGCATGG CTATATAAAAGATTACGATGGAGGAATCCTAATGGAATGCAGAATTGACCCAAAGCTTCCATACACCGACTTATCCACTATGATTCGTCGTCAGAGGCAG gcGATAGATGAAAAGATAAAAGAGCTTTCAAACTGCCACATTGTTTATCCTGGCATGGAGTTTCAAAAG AAAGAAGCTGGTATAcctaaaaaaattatcaaggcCGAGGAAATCCCTGGCTTGA GGGAGGCTGGGTGGACCCCGGATCAATGGGGACATTCACGCTTTGTAACTTTGAGTAGTTCCACAGACAGTGCCAGGAAGAATTTGACTGCATTCATGCGATCACTTCTAAAG AGTATGCATGAACATGCTGATGCCTGGCCTTTCAAGGAACCAGTCGATGCACGTGATGTTCCTGATTATTATGACATCATAAAAGATCCTATGG ATCTGAGGACGATGTCAAAGAGGGTAGAGTCGGAGCAGTATTATGTAACATTCGAGATGTTTGTTGCAGATGCCAAGAGGATGTTTGCAAATGCACGCACCTACAACTCCCCGGACACCATTTACTACAAATGCGCAACAAG GCTGGAAGCCCATTTTCAAAGTAAAGTTCAGGTAGGTCTCCAAGGTGGTGGTGCCAAAATTCAGtag
- the LOC137728407 gene encoding ubiquitin-conjugating enzyme E2 11-like, which produces MAAAKHILKELKDLQKDPPNHISAGPQSSGNLFIWQATIMGPPASPYEGGVFYLEINFPADYPFKPPRVQFKTKVYHPNISSDGTICLDTLKKNWNAALSISKVLISICSLLTDPNPDDPLEKEIAWLYKNNRGKYEENARIWTQKHAMG; this is translated from the coding sequence ATGGCCGCCGCGAAGCACATTTTGAAGGAGCTCAAAGATTTACAGAAGGATCCTCCTAATCATATCAGTGCAGGTCCTCAATCCTCCGGAAACCTATTCATATGGCAAGCTACAATTATGGGACCCCCTGCTAGCCCATATGAAGGAGGTGTATTCTACCTTGAGATTAACTTCCCCGCTGATTATCCCTTTAAACCGCCAAGGGTACAGTTTAAGACTAAGGTCTACCACCCAAATATCAGTAGCGATGGAACCATCTGTCTCGataccctaaaaaaaaattggaacgCTGCTCTTAGTATTTCTAAAGTGTTGATCTCAATATGCTCATTGCTAACTGATCCAAATCCCGACGACCCTCTCGAAAAGGAGATTGCTTGGCTCTATAAAAATAATCGAGGCAAGTACGAAGAAAATGCACGTATCTGGACTCAGAAGCATGCAATGGGATGA
- the LOC137728408 gene encoding ubiquitin-conjugating enzyme E2 11-like translates to MAAAKRILKELKDLQKDPPNHISAGPQSSGNLFKWQATIMGPPASPYEGGVFYLEINFPADYPFKPPRVQFKTKVYHPNISSDGTICLDTLKKNWSAALSISKVLISICSLLTDPNPDDPLEKEIARLYKNNRGKYEENARIWTQKHAMG, encoded by the coding sequence ATGGCTGCCGCGAAGCGCATTTTGAAGGAGCTCAAAGATTTACAGAAGGATCCTCCTAATCATATCAGTGCAGGTCCTCAATCCTCCGGAAACCTATTCAAATGGCAAGCTACAATTATGGGACCCCCTGCTAGCCCATATGAAGGAGGTGTATTCTACCTTGAGATTAACTTCCCCGCTGATTATCCATTTAAACCGCCAAGGGTTCAGTTTAAGACTAAGGTCTACCACCCAAATATCAGTAGCGATGGAACCATCTGTCTCGataccctaaaaaaaaattggagcgCTGCTCTTAGTATTTCTAAAGTGTTGATCTCAATATGCTCATTGCTAACTGATCCAAATCCCGACGACCCTCTCGAAAAGGAGATTGCTCGGCTCTATAAAAATAATCGAGGCAAGTACGAAGAAAATGCACGTATCTGGACTCAGAAGCATGCAATGGGATGA
- the LOC137727975 gene encoding uncharacterized protein, with protein MAAFNMFKLSFFLSLLSHLNQGLWPQNQNSLVIFPPSCNSIECPSFDTVEVGNGYEVRRYNSTEWISTSPIQDISLVEATRTGFLQLFDYIQGKNKYEEKIEMTAPVLSEVSPSDGPFCESSFVVSFYVPKKNQENPPPAEGLHLQTWKPKYVAVRQFSGFVSDYNIGEEAAALQASLAGTIWSAAIDKSHAADHTSAYTVAQYNSPFEFDHRVNEIWMIFDLEE; from the exons ATGGCTGCTTTCAACATGTTTAAGCTCTCATTTTTCTTGAGCCTTCTCTCCCATCTGAACCAGGGGTTGTGGCCACAAAATCAAAACAGTTTGGTAATATTTCCACCATCATGTAACAGCATAGAGTGCCCTAGCTTCGACACAGTCGAGGTTGGAAATGGCTACGAAGTCCGTCGATACAATTCGACAGAGTGGATATCGACTTCTCCTATTCAAGATATCTCTCTTGTTGAAGCCACCAGAACTGGTTTCTTACA GTTGTTTGACTACATTCAAGGGAAGAACAAGTATGAAGAGAAAATAGAGATGACTGCCCCAGTCCTCAGCGAAGTCTCACCAAGTGATGGACCCTTCTGTGAGTCCTCATTTGTTGTGAGCTTCTATGTGCCAAAGAAGAACCAAGAAAACCCACCACCAGCAGAAGGTCTTCATCTTCAAACATGGAAACCTAAATATGTGGCAGTGAGACAATTCAGTGGATTCGTATCTGACTACAACATCGGAGAAGAAGCTGCTGCCTTGCAGGCCAGTCTTGCAGGCACTATTTGGTCTGCTGCCATTGACAAAAGCCATGCAGCCGATCACACTTCAGCTTATACTGTTGCGCAGTACAATTCGCCGTTCGAATTTGATCATAGGGTGAATGAGATATGgatgatatttgatttagaaGAGTGA